From Scleropages formosus chromosome 1, fSclFor1.1, whole genome shotgun sequence, a single genomic window includes:
- the gopc gene encoding Golgi-associated PDZ and coiled-coil motif-containing protein isoform X2, whose protein sequence is MSGSAGGTSPAAGPSSASASGMSMFRWLEVLEKEFDKAFVDVDLLLGEVDPDQADITYEGRQKMTSLSSCFAQLSHKAQTVFQMNHKLEAQLVDLKSELTAVQAEKAMVEKEVHDQLLQLHALQLQLNAKAGQTMDSDSIKAKLERELEASKKEKLKEAKLEAEVKLFKKENEALRRHIAVLQAEVYGARLAAKYLDKELAGRVQQIQLLGRDMKGPAHDKLWNQLEAEIHLHRHKTVIRACRGRNDPKKPLPSPVGHDPDSLKKSQGVGPIRKVVLTKEDHEGLGISITGGKEHGVPILISEIHPTQPAERCGGLHVGDAILAVNSINLRDAKHKEAVTILSQQRGEIEFEVVYVAPEVDSDDENVEYEDDSGHRYRLYLDELEEGSAGGRGSGAGDSSSLQALEKSSASDRLENGDTGTSSETPSEETPSRGAESSS, encoded by the exons ATGTCCGGCTCGGCGGGCGGCACGTCCCCGGCGGCGGGCCCCAGCTCCGCCTCGGCCTCCGGGATGTCCATGTTTCGCTGGCTGGAGGTGCTGGAGAAGGAGTTCGACAAGGCGTTTGTGGACGTGGACCTGCTGCTGGGCGAGGTTGACCCGGACCAGGCGGACATCACGTACGAGGGCCGCCAGAAGATGACGAGCCTGAGCTCGTGCTTCGCACAGCTGAGCCACAAGGCGCAGACCGTCTTCCAGATGAACCACAAACTGGAG GCACAGCTGGTTGACCTCAAGTCGGAACTGACAGCCGTGCAAGCGGAAAAGGCTATGGTGGAGAAGGAGGTCCATgaccagctgctgcagcttcatGCTTTGCAGCTCCAGCTCAATGCCAAGGCGGGTCAGACCATGGACTCGGACTCCATCAAGGCCAAGCTG GAGCGGGAGCTGGAGGCCAGCAAGAAAGAGAAGTTGAAAGAGGCAAAGCTGGAGGCTGAAGTCAAGCTTTTCAAGAAGGAGAATGAAGCGCTACGCAGACACATTGCAGTGCTGCAGGCAGAGGTCTACGGTGCGAGACTAGCTGCCAAGTACCTGGACAAGGAGCTGGCTGGCAG GGTTCAGCAGATCCAGCTGCTGGGCAGAGACATGAAAGGCCCAGCCCATGACAAGCTCTGGAACCAGCTGGAGGCCGAAATCCATCTCCACCGCCACAAGACGGTCATCCGAGCCTGCAGGGGACGCAACGATCCCAAGAAGCCCTTACCATCCCCCGTGGGCCAT GACCCAGACTCGTTAAAGAAATCCCAGGGTGTTGGGCCCATACGGAAAGTGGTGCTAACCAAAGAAGATCACGAAGGCCTGGGAATCTCCATCACT GGGGGGAAGGAGCATGGTGTGCCGATCCTGATCTCAGAGATCCATCCCACCCAGCCAGCCGAGCGCTGCGGGGGCCTCCATGTCGGAGACGCCATCCTGGCTGTCAACAGCATCAACCTGCGGGATGCCAAGCACAAGGAAGCAGTGACCATCCTTTCCCAGCAG AGGGGTGAGATAGAGTTTGAGGTGGTCTATGTGGCTCCTGAAGTTGATTCAGATGATGAGAATGTGGAGTATGAAGACGACAGTGGCCATCGCTACCGCCTGTACCTCgatgagctggaggaaggaTCAGCAGGTGGCCGTGGCAGCGGAGCTGGGGACAGCAGCTCGCTACAAG
- the LOC108928472 gene encoding nephrocan-like, whose protein sequence is MALRKRSCFGSDGCPRKCVCEHGNSVRCFRVQVVPSAVSKGTRKLNLGYSQLKELKGKDFSSLTNLEEIVVSSCGVEVVETDTFKQQGLLKTLELAKNKLTDIPCGLPHSLEVLNLGNNRIQSIQDSCFEGLRKLRVLDLQKNLINSLWGSTLISLVKLEFLHLDGNGIETVQGSLRLPLLKLLSLADNKISSLPPFCLAPLMALTTLQLQGNLLTRVPQDLPRSLISLNLNQNQIKVLKTRELGHLRRLTKLSVSQNRLASVDGNLRLPNLTTLELWGNQLRVVPGRLAPRLETLDCKQNSIQEVTHYHLCGLRHLRHLFLENNTIQHFEAIALKNCIQLTNLALEQNLLSTIPEGLPESLVRLDLKGNCIETIRKQEVRPLKRLQVLNLRNNRLSSLDHSTVELLPELRKLFLDGNPWNCSCELLRVKRSLLARRVEIRTELCDGSAHPPGDDWRAHLRAQNICEDYLRQTAPAIQGQSSMPIDHTDHEEYYDYDSLV, encoded by the exons ATGGCGCTAAGAAAACGCTCTTG TTTTGGTAGCGATGGGTGTCcaagaaaatgtgtctgtgaaCACGGAAACTCTGTGCGATGCTTCAGGGTGCAGGTTGTCCCATCAGCCGTTTCTAAAGGCACACGGAAGCTAAACCTGGGATACAGCCAGCTGAAGGAGCTGAAG GGCAAAGATTTCTCCAGTCTGACAAATCTTGAGGAGATTGTTGTGTCCTCATGTGGAGTGGAAGTGGTGGAGACtgacactttcaagcagcaagGTCTCCTAAAAACTCTGGAACTCGCCAAAAACAAGCTGACGGACATCCCATGTGGTCTCCCCCACAGCCTGGAGGTTCTCAACCTGGGCAATAACAGAATCCAGAGCATCCAAGACTCATGTTTTGAGGGCTTGCGAAAACTGCGGGTACTGGACCTCCAAAAGAACTTGATCAACAGCCTTTGGGGCAGCACTCTTATTTCACTGGTGAAGCTGGAGTTTCTGCACCTGGATGGCAATGGTATCGAGACAGTACAGGGCTCTCTCAGGCTCCCGCTGCTCAAATTGCTGAGCCTAGCAGATAACAAGATATCCTCTTTGCCCCCATTTTGTCTTGCACCTTTGATGGCCCTGACCACATTGCAATTGCAGGGAAACCTCCTCACAAGAGTGCCACAAGACCTCCCTCGGTCCTTGATCTCCCTGAACCTGAACCAGAACCAAATAAAGGTGCTGAAGACCAGAGAGCTGGGCCACTTGAGGCGCCTCACAAAGCTCTCAGTGTCCCAGAACAGACTGGCCTCTGTGGACGGGAATCTGCGTCTGCCCAACCTGACCACTTTGGAGCTGTGGGGAAACCAGCTGCGGGTGGTCCCAGGCAGACTGGCCCCCAGGCTGGAGACCCTGGACTGCAAGCAGAATTCCATCCAGGAAGTCACACATTATCACCTGTGTGGCCTGAGGCACTTGAGACACCTGTTCCTGGAGAACAACACCATCCAGCACTTTGAGGCTATCGCTCTGAAGAACTGCATCCAACTAACCAACCTGGCCTTGGAGCAGAACCTACTTTCAACAATCCCAGAGGG GCTCCCAGAATCCTTGGTGCGTTTGGACCTGAAGGGGAACTGCATTGAGACCATCCGCAAGCAGGAGGTACGCCCCCTTAAGCGCCTCCAGGTGCTCAACTTGCGAAATAACAGACTGTCTTCCCTGGACCACTCTACTGTGGAACTGCTGCCTGAGCTCAGGAAGCTCTTCCTGGATGGAAACCCTTGGAACTGCAGTTGTGAGCTCCTCAGGGTCAAACGGAGCCTCCTTGCCAGGAGAGTGGAGATCCGAACGGAGCTGTGCGATGGGTCAGCCCACCCACCAGGAGACGACTGGCGGGCCCACCTGAGGGCTCAGAACATATGTGAGGACTACCTCCGGCAAACAGCTCCAGCCATCCAAGGGCAGAGCTCCATGCCCATCGATCACACAGACCATGAAGAGTATTACGACTATGATTCCCTGGTATAG
- the nus1 gene encoding dehydrodolichyl diphosphate synthase complex subunit nus1, which produces MAFLYELAWRFLHVALHVQRTLLSWFRARLRSCDWRLWKRAMAALLVPVALGFHAHRRLGPAAGKRGCRRFRWGTDGRALEKLPAHVGLLIAEEEPRCADVATLVVWCMAVGISYVSVYDSRGIFRRNNSRLMEEIQRQQQELLGVDSAKYSVELVNGSSEKPDSQVFSCQAVVKVLSPDDGKSSIVSAAQQLCRAVEQRERASKDINIDLLDSMLRDSKCTPDPDLVLKFGPVESTVGFLPWHIRLTEFISFPSHVDVSYEDFFGALQHYAACEQRLGK; this is translated from the exons ATGGCCTTCCTGTACGAGTTGGCGTGGCGGTTCCTGCATGTTGCTCTCCACGTCCAGCGGACGCTTCTTTCCTGGTTTCGAGCCCGGCTCCGGAGCTGCGACTGGCGGCTATGGAAACGCGCCATGGCCGCACTGCTGGTGCCCGTGGCGCTCGGCTTCCACGCGCACCGGCGCTTAGGACCGGCGGCTGGGAAGCGGGGCTGCCGTCGCTTCCGCTGGGGGACGGATGGACGCGCCCTGGAGAAGCTTCCGGCGCACGTCGGCCTGCTGATCGCCGAGGAGGAGCCCCGCTGCGCGGACGTGGCCACGCTGGTGGTGTGGTGCATGGCGGTGGGCATCTCCTACGTGAGCGTGTACGACAGCCGAG GCATCTTCAGAAGAAACAATTCCAGACTCATGGAAGAGATTCAGAGACAGCAACAGGAGCTCCTGGGTGTCGACAGTGCAAAGTACTCGGTGGAGCTTGTAAACGGCAGCAGCGAGAAACCGGATAGTCAAG TGTTCTCGTGCCAGGCGGTGGTGAAAGTGCTCTCTCCGGATGACGGGAAGAGCAGCATCGTGAGTGCGGCCCAGCAGCTGTGCCGAGCTGTGGAGCAGAGGGAGAGGGCATCCAAGGACATCAACATAGACCTGCTGGACTCCATGCTCAGAG ATTCGAAGTGCACGCCGGATCCAGACCTGGTTCTGAAGTTTGGTCCGGTGGAAAGTACTGTGGGATTCCTCCCTTGGCACATCAGGCTCACCGAGTTCAT CTCCTTTCCCAGCCATGTGGATGTCTCCTATGAGGACTTCTTTGGTGCACTGCAGCACTATGCTGCCTGTGAGCAGAGGCTGGGCAAGTGA
- the gopc gene encoding Golgi-associated PDZ and coiled-coil motif-containing protein isoform X1 produces MSGSAGGTSPAAGPSSASASGMSMFRWLEVLEKEFDKAFVDVDLLLGEVDPDQADITYEGRQKMTSLSSCFAQLSHKAQTVFQMNHKLEAQLVDLKSELTAVQAEKAMVEKEVHDQLLQLHALQLQLNAKAGQTMDSDSIKAKLSVTSVEDMERELEASKKEKLKEAKLEAEVKLFKKENEALRRHIAVLQAEVYGARLAAKYLDKELAGRVQQIQLLGRDMKGPAHDKLWNQLEAEIHLHRHKTVIRACRGRNDPKKPLPSPVGHDPDSLKKSQGVGPIRKVVLTKEDHEGLGISITGGKEHGVPILISEIHPTQPAERCGGLHVGDAILAVNSINLRDAKHKEAVTILSQQRGEIEFEVVYVAPEVDSDDENVEYEDDSGHRYRLYLDELEEGSAGGRGSGAGDSSSLQALEKSSASDRLENGDTGTSSETPSEETPSRGAESSS; encoded by the exons ATGTCCGGCTCGGCGGGCGGCACGTCCCCGGCGGCGGGCCCCAGCTCCGCCTCGGCCTCCGGGATGTCCATGTTTCGCTGGCTGGAGGTGCTGGAGAAGGAGTTCGACAAGGCGTTTGTGGACGTGGACCTGCTGCTGGGCGAGGTTGACCCGGACCAGGCGGACATCACGTACGAGGGCCGCCAGAAGATGACGAGCCTGAGCTCGTGCTTCGCACAGCTGAGCCACAAGGCGCAGACCGTCTTCCAGATGAACCACAAACTGGAG GCACAGCTGGTTGACCTCAAGTCGGAACTGACAGCCGTGCAAGCGGAAAAGGCTATGGTGGAGAAGGAGGTCCATgaccagctgctgcagcttcatGCTTTGCAGCTCCAGCTCAATGCCAAGGCGGGTCAGACCATGGACTCGGACTCCATCAAGGCCAAGCTG TCTGTTACCTCAGTGGAGGACATG GAGCGGGAGCTGGAGGCCAGCAAGAAAGAGAAGTTGAAAGAGGCAAAGCTGGAGGCTGAAGTCAAGCTTTTCAAGAAGGAGAATGAAGCGCTACGCAGACACATTGCAGTGCTGCAGGCAGAGGTCTACGGTGCGAGACTAGCTGCCAAGTACCTGGACAAGGAGCTGGCTGGCAG GGTTCAGCAGATCCAGCTGCTGGGCAGAGACATGAAAGGCCCAGCCCATGACAAGCTCTGGAACCAGCTGGAGGCCGAAATCCATCTCCACCGCCACAAGACGGTCATCCGAGCCTGCAGGGGACGCAACGATCCCAAGAAGCCCTTACCATCCCCCGTGGGCCAT GACCCAGACTCGTTAAAGAAATCCCAGGGTGTTGGGCCCATACGGAAAGTGGTGCTAACCAAAGAAGATCACGAAGGCCTGGGAATCTCCATCACT GGGGGGAAGGAGCATGGTGTGCCGATCCTGATCTCAGAGATCCATCCCACCCAGCCAGCCGAGCGCTGCGGGGGCCTCCATGTCGGAGACGCCATCCTGGCTGTCAACAGCATCAACCTGCGGGATGCCAAGCACAAGGAAGCAGTGACCATCCTTTCCCAGCAG AGGGGTGAGATAGAGTTTGAGGTGGTCTATGTGGCTCCTGAAGTTGATTCAGATGATGAGAATGTGGAGTATGAAGACGACAGTGGCCATCGCTACCGCCTGTACCTCgatgagctggaggaaggaTCAGCAGGTGGCCGTGGCAGCGGAGCTGGGGACAGCAGCTCGCTACAAG